A window of Ruminiclostridium herbifermentans genomic DNA:
ATTCTTCTATAATATCCCTTGTCGTACCTGGAATATCTGTAACAATAGCCCTAGTATTTCCGGATAACTGATTTAAGAGAGAGGATTTCCCCACATTTGGTTTCCCAGCTATAACAATATTAATTCCTTCTCTAAGGATTTTCCCTCTATCAAATGATTTTGCCAGTGATATAAGACTATTTTTGACTATTTTCAAACTCTCAATTACCTTTTCACCTGTTATTTCTTCTATATCATGTTCAGGATAATCAACAGTAACTTCTATGTGTGCTAACAGTCCTACCAATGTTTCTCTTAATGAGGTTAATTTTTTTGATAAATTTCCTTCTAAATGGCTTATTGCTGCTTTAGAACTCTCAACTGTTTTTGAATTAATGAGATCAATTATTGCTTCTGCCTGAGATAAATCAATTCTACCATTTAAGAATGCCCGCTTTGTAAATTCCCCAGCCTCTGCAGGACGTGCTCCATATTTAATCAAAAGCTCAAGTATTCTATTAACAACAACTAAGCCTCCATGACAATTTATTTCAATAATATCTTCTCTTGTGAAAGTCTTTGGACTGCACATTTTAGTTAGCAAAACTTCGTCAATAACAGTTTTGTTTGTAGGATCCACTATTTTCCCATAGGTTACGGTATGTGATTGAATTTCATCAATAGTTTTATTTGAAATGAAAATATTTGATACAATATCAAATGCATTTTTTCCACTTATTCTTATAATTCCAATTCCACCAGTACCTATAGGTGTAGAAA
This region includes:
- the mnmE gene encoding tRNA uridine-5-carboxymethylaminomethyl(34) synthesis GTPase MnmE, which codes for MYFEDTIAALSTPIGTGGIGIIRISGKNAFDIVSNIFISNKTIDEIQSHTVTYGKIVDPTNKTVIDEVLLTKMCSPKTFTREDIIEINCHGGLVVVNRILELLIKYGARPAEAGEFTKRAFLNGRIDLSQAEAIIDLINSKTVESSKAAISHLEGNLSKKLTSLRETLVGLLAHIEVTVDYPEHDIEEITGEKVIESLKIVKNSLISLAKSFDRGKILREGINIVIAGKPNVGKSSLLNQLSGNTRAIVTDIPGTTRDIIEEYINIKGIPAKVIDTAGIRITKDVVEKIGVDKAYNAIENADLIIMVIAADTGILEEDAEVLKIIKDKKSIIMINKIDLVDEDKIDTIKNQLNVDKILEASVINEKGIEELEEIIYKMFYTGEISQNNEIIITNARHKNLVDMSLESINQAINSFEIGMPLDMVTIDIKNSADLIGKITGESIDDAIMHEIFSQFCIGK